The following proteins are encoded in a genomic region of Mobula hypostoma chromosome 23, sMobHyp1.1, whole genome shotgun sequence:
- the LOC134336746 gene encoding putative uncharacterized protein DDB_G0271606, which translates to MLHNLLRPNQRHAGLTSKKVAKDPAPDQLAAGSRPGRGAEGVSSPGPPRPLLQRDRAQSRPRAQWECSQLQELESLKSAEKLCRQLIYHLTPHAKWQRQAVTQHAQPCLKTALQRRIATDSLDLSGMPLPPRDIQRVAYHLQLNRDHLVSIDLSFTELTDNSLQFLLPFLAALPKLTNLALNGNRLTKLVLKDMMEMMKEPNVFPALSWIDLGNNTDICSMPQPLLVGLRRRCSLQGALPTIQEHSEGQTSDQETEQGEVSQSREQEQGEVSQSWEEKQGEVSQSREQEQGEVSQSWEDQGEVSQTQEEEQSEVNQSQEEDQGDVSQSQEEDQGDVSQYREEDQGDVSQSQEEDQGEVSQLQEEQQSEVSQSREEEQSDVSQSREEEQSEVSQSQEEEQGEVSQFQEEEQSEVSQSREEEQGKVSQSQEEQGKVSQSQEEQGEVSQSQEEEGKISQSEEEELAEVSQSQEEGQIMTQSHEANQGLISQAEQSNVTRSQGEEDSPWQVVQREADEQQYCQR; encoded by the exons CACCGGATCAGCTTGCAGCTGGGTCTCGGCCGGGCCGGGGGGCTGAAGGAGTAAGCAGCCCTGGACCACCACGTCCCCTTCTGCAGAGGGACAGGGCTCAGTCACGTCCTCGGGCGCAGTGGGAGTGCAGTCAGCTGCAG gagctggagtccctgaagTCCGCGGAGAAACTGTGCCGACAGCTCATCTACCACCTGACCCCCCACGCCAAGTGGCAGCGACAGGCGGTGACCCAGCACGCACAACCCTG TTTGAAAACAGCTTTGCAGAGGAGAATAGCGACTGACTCGTTGGATCTTTCGGGAATGCCGCTGCCTCCCAGGGACATTCAGCGTGTGGCCTATCACTTACAGCTGAACCGCGACCACCTCGTCTCCATCGACCTGAGCTTCACAGAGCTGACAGACAATAGCCTGCAGTTCCTGCTGCCATTCCTGGCGGCCCTTCCAAAACTCACCAACCTGGCACTGAATGGAAACCGCCTGACCAAGTTGGTACTGAAGGATATGATGGAGATGATGAAGGAGCCCAATGTATTCCCAGCACTGTCCTGGATTGACCTGGGAAACAACACAGATATCTGCTCCATGCCCCAGCCTCTGCTGGTGGGCCTGCGACGGCGCTGTAGTCTGCAGGGAGCGCTGCCCACTATCCAGGAACATTCCGAGGGCCAGACCAGCGACCAGGAGACAGAGCAGGGTGAGGTCAGCCAGTCACGAGAGCAGGAGCAGGGTGAGGTCAGCCAATCCTGGGAGGAGAAGCAGGGTGAGGTCAGCCAATCACGAGAGCAGGAGCAGGGTGAGGTCAGCCAATCCTGGGAGGACCAGGGTGAGGTCAGCCAAACCCAAGAGGAGGAGCAAAGTGAAGTCAACCAATCCCAAGAGGAGGACCAAGGTGATGTCAGCCAATCCCAAGAGGAGGACCAGGGTGATGTCAGCCAATACCGAGAGGAGGACCAGGGTGATGTCAGCCAATCCCAAGAGGAGGACCAGGGTGAGGTCAGCCAACTTCAAGAGGAGCAGCAAAGTGAAGTCAGCCAATCCCGAGAGGAGGAGCAAAGTGATGTCAGCCAATCCCGAGAGGAGGAGCAAAGTGAAGTCAGCCAATCCCAAGAGGAGGAGCAGGGTGAGGTCAGCCAGTTTCAAGAGGAGGAGCAAAGTGAAGTCAGCCAATCCCGAGAGGAGGAGCAGGGTAAGGTCAGCCAATCCCAAGAGGAGCAGGGTAAGGTCAGCCAATCCCAAGAGGAGCAGGGTGAGGTCAGCCAATCccaagaggaggaggggaagatcAGCCAATCTGAAGAGGAGGAGTTGGCAGAGGTCAGCCAGTCTCAGGAGGAGGGACAAATAATGACCCAATCCCACGAGGCGAATCAGGGGCTTATCTCCCAGGCAGAGCAGAGCAATGTTACCCGATCTCAGGGGGAGGAGGACAGCCCCTGGCAAGTGGTGCAGAGAGAAGCCGATGAGCAGCAATACTGCCAGAGGTGA